One window of the Sphaerochaeta associata genome contains the following:
- a CDS encoding FAD-dependent oxidoreductase: MNRLLDRLQHEGQQSMYPSHPSIAVGMGTCGIGSGAAEVYAAFKKEMESRNLHVSLRSVGCFGCCSEEPLVSLYLPAKPLVWLSKVEVADVPLILDSLAEGEYFKPKALCKITEWDHHLAFHPYGEGFEELMHWHEVPFFHAQKKLVLRDAGLIDPANIAEYVAVGGYRSLEKVIGGMSRSEVLAEVKDSKLRGRGGAGFSTGMKWELMAKEPGDSKFLLCNADEGDPGAYMNRNEMESDPHMLIEGMAIAGYATGAQEGIVYVRAEYPLAVDRLRVAIDQAYQMGLLGDDILGRRFSFNLSVVEGAGAFVCGEETALIASLEGKAGRARVKPPFPSQKGFLGRPTTINNLETWCNIPLIIGKGSAWFARIGNPASPGTKVFSLVGKVKNTGLVELPLGEKLTTLIYEAGGGSVNVNKKIKAVQSGGPSGGCIPARLFGSSIDYESLGALGAIMGSGGMVVMDSDNCMVDSARYFLEFTTKESCGTCTPCREGLSQALALVSGICEGEGKEEDLQTLKELGLHISDTALCGLGQSAMNPVLTTLNYFSEEYESHIKRHKCEAGTCETLVGELCSNSCPLTMRIPSYIALLKEDRLVEAFTSTLEDNPLPGTLGRICHFHCQMRCRRDDLDGPVHQGELHRYLADTLYKMGQEQDVYQGLLGRMPAQTNKRIAIIGAGPAGLSAAFYLRRLGHEVTIYDEHQKAGGVLRYGIPNYRLPKEVLEKELELYTTLGVRFALGKALGRDVQLPSLQADSDAVILALGSYHHANLDLAGSEGPGYLQGTEVLRLLSEGQQADVGRQVVILGGGNVAIDVARSLWRTGCNVTVAYRRGRDEMPANRSEIEEAFAEGITFVFDVAPSQVLRGADGRIRGLEVHQLQLGSYDLSGRRQRTESEKKSVLDCDTVIVAIGERVDTPLLTRLGLSVSKHGYLEATHYGYRTNLENVWAIGDVITGPSTAAQAMGQGKEVARIIDRTLMGIDRFDTLFTTFSYDNTVGKTLYEGKAINAVKLAPKDRHLSFAEVNRGYTGRQARMEAARCLRCDIKIQEVSNG, encoded by the coding sequence CTGCATGTAAGCCTGCGCAGTGTAGGCTGCTTCGGCTGCTGCAGCGAAGAACCATTGGTCTCGCTCTACCTGCCCGCCAAACCCTTGGTATGGCTGTCAAAGGTGGAGGTTGCCGATGTTCCTCTCATTCTCGACAGTCTGGCCGAAGGTGAATACTTCAAGCCCAAGGCCTTGTGTAAAATTACCGAGTGGGATCATCATCTGGCGTTTCACCCCTACGGGGAGGGGTTTGAAGAGCTCATGCATTGGCATGAAGTTCCTTTCTTTCACGCTCAGAAGAAACTGGTGCTGCGTGATGCAGGCCTCATCGATCCTGCAAACATTGCAGAGTATGTGGCCGTCGGCGGGTATCGCTCGCTGGAGAAAGTTATTGGGGGGATGAGTCGAAGCGAAGTGCTTGCTGAAGTGAAAGACTCAAAGCTTCGCGGACGAGGAGGTGCTGGCTTTTCCACCGGCATGAAGTGGGAGTTGATGGCCAAGGAACCCGGAGATTCCAAGTTCCTCCTCTGCAACGCGGATGAAGGCGATCCCGGTGCCTACATGAACCGCAATGAGATGGAAAGCGATCCCCACATGCTCATCGAAGGCATGGCCATCGCCGGTTATGCCACCGGTGCACAGGAGGGAATCGTCTACGTACGCGCAGAATATCCACTTGCAGTCGACCGGCTGCGCGTCGCCATCGACCAAGCCTACCAGATGGGTTTGCTCGGTGACGATATTCTAGGACGCCGCTTCAGCTTCAATCTCTCTGTGGTGGAGGGGGCGGGAGCGTTTGTCTGCGGTGAGGAAACAGCTTTGATCGCCTCCCTTGAAGGAAAAGCCGGAAGGGCGAGGGTAAAACCTCCCTTCCCATCCCAAAAGGGATTTCTAGGTCGTCCCACCACCATCAACAATTTGGAAACCTGGTGCAATATTCCCCTTATCATAGGCAAGGGAAGCGCATGGTTTGCCAGGATCGGCAATCCTGCGAGTCCGGGGACCAAGGTGTTCTCACTGGTAGGGAAGGTGAAGAATACCGGCCTGGTCGAGCTGCCACTTGGCGAAAAGCTTACCACCCTCATCTATGAAGCAGGAGGCGGGTCGGTCAACGTAAACAAGAAAATCAAGGCCGTGCAAAGTGGAGGCCCCTCGGGTGGATGCATTCCTGCACGATTGTTTGGCAGCAGCATCGACTACGAGAGCCTTGGTGCTCTGGGAGCCATCATGGGATCGGGGGGAATGGTCGTCATGGACAGCGACAACTGCATGGTCGACTCCGCCCGGTACTTTTTGGAGTTCACCACCAAGGAGTCCTGCGGCACCTGTACGCCCTGCAGGGAAGGTCTGAGCCAGGCTCTGGCTCTGGTCTCAGGCATCTGTGAAGGAGAGGGTAAGGAGGAGGACCTTCAGACACTCAAGGAGCTGGGCCTGCATATCAGCGACACCGCTCTGTGCGGCTTGGGCCAGTCTGCAATGAACCCGGTGTTGACCACCCTCAACTATTTTTCCGAGGAGTATGAGAGTCACATCAAACGGCACAAGTGTGAGGCTGGAACCTGCGAAACCTTGGTGGGGGAGCTTTGCTCCAACTCCTGTCCGCTTACCATGCGAATCCCTTCGTACATCGCCCTCCTGAAGGAAGACCGTCTTGTTGAAGCCTTTACCTCCACGTTGGAGGACAACCCTCTGCCGGGCACCTTGGGCCGCATCTGTCACTTTCACTGCCAGATGCGCTGCAGGCGCGACGACCTGGACGGTCCGGTGCATCAGGGAGAGTTGCATCGCTACCTTGCCGATACCCTGTACAAGATGGGGCAGGAGCAGGATGTATATCAGGGGCTTTTGGGAAGGATGCCTGCACAAACCAACAAGCGTATTGCCATCATAGGGGCGGGCCCTGCAGGATTGTCGGCAGCCTTCTACCTCAGGAGGCTGGGGCACGAGGTGACCATCTATGACGAACACCAAAAGGCCGGAGGAGTCCTTCGCTACGGCATTCCCAACTACCGGCTTCCCAAGGAAGTGTTGGAGAAGGAACTTGAGCTTTACACAACGCTTGGCGTTCGCTTTGCCTTGGGTAAGGCACTTGGCCGTGATGTTCAGTTGCCATCTCTTCAGGCTGACAGCGATGCGGTGATTCTCGCCTTGGGTTCGTATCACCATGCAAATCTTGACCTGGCTGGAAGTGAAGGCCCGGGCTACCTGCAGGGAACCGAGGTGCTCAGGCTTCTCAGTGAAGGGCAGCAAGCCGATGTGGGCAGGCAGGTCGTGATTCTCGGCGGCGGCAACGTTGCCATCGATGTCGCCCGCTCCCTGTGGAGAACGGGCTGTAATGTGACCGTAGCCTATCGCCGCGGCAGGGATGAGATGCCCGCCAACCGAAGCGAGATCGAGGAAGCGTTCGCTGAGGGCATCACCTTTGTGTTCGATGTAGCCCCCTCGCAGGTGTTGCGCGGTGCAGATGGACGGATACGAGGTCTTGAAGTGCATCAGCTGCAGCTGGGCAGCTACGACCTCAGTGGAAGAAGGCAGAGGACGGAGAGTGAGAAGAAGAGCGTCCTTGACTGCGACACCGTCATCGTAGCCATAGGAGAACGCGTTGACACGCCGCTGCTGACTCGTTTGGGACTTTCCGTCTCCAAGCATGGGTACCTCGAGGCGACGCACTACGGGTATAGAACGAATTTGGAAAATGTCTGGGCGATCGGGGATGTGATCACCGGTCCTTCCACGGCAGCCCAGGCAATGGGGCAGGGCAAGGAGGTTGCACGCATCATAGACAGGACGCTGATGGGCATCGACCGTTTTGATACGCTTTTCACCACCTTTTCCTACGACAATACGGTGGGAAAAACACTCTATGAGGGGAAGGCCATCAATGCAGTAAAGCTGGCACCCAAAGATCGTCACCTCTCTTTTGCCGAGGTGAATCGTGGGTACACCGGCCGTCAAGCCCGCATGGAAGCCGCACGCTGTCTGCGTTGCGATATCAAAATCCAGGAGGTGAGCAATGGATGA